One region of Zingiber officinale cultivar Zhangliang chromosome 7B, Zo_v1.1, whole genome shotgun sequence genomic DNA includes:
- the LOC122005888 gene encoding RRP12-like protein has protein sequence MPKHAAEEGGEEEESSQPALRFTPGSDVCKALMDRYGKSSAPQHRHLCASAAAIRSILQEEGLPLTPTLYFAAVITAMRDADASDHGAVATFSAFLAILLPFVPSESLPPCKTKDAAGVLAARLQDSATELPTGAVRSIVKSLGVLVLQMDLEDWFSFKLPLQVLVALTVDKRPKVRRSAQVSVEKVFEVFKSFGIIKKASKVMLSLYKKYISLAAEMCTTEMSGVTDLKELPKSEHPEIIHMLIVLKLIVPYLSEKVRMEIFSDAQRFLSCASSSLTRHVIELIDSLIQQTEANILLTESDKIIFAFTSYLSSTEKNPDETIVSRLKLLRNLLNKLHTFQPTIWISKLPVVFMSVKGYLDADDDISEVVAEILKDLINVQIDLSLSLPIANQSCDNIEHSNYQKKKRIEHSSPEISAIVNIISSIKSLLDACTSPTGHMLGVISVFFLKLGKMSNLFMTDILLKLSRYARKADANSPSMESLCECIGSAVTALGHEVFISIPLSFNENKFTISNIWMIPILKKNMRGASLQFFMEHIFPLVKCVQQACAEVTSTRLQQRLKTYVRQLWDLLPAFCHYPTDTSESFDSLAKTLLDLIKNDSSLHEVISISLQTLVMENLGVLRAKQDMNQHAMVDSLGLKSSNKSQSFAIEYTKETASKNIEALTSNSMVLIQTLADVFFGAPPEKHAVLKDAIESLSSLVKSDDLHKFFLSLLKKFDQFNTLEKSNKLCEDDTENADKKEENQETSTTEKIQERCLVVKLVSSFIQASDGDLVNLIFDFIKSSLLATDTTNKADELFALRKIIEKHNWFCAARTDDLIHLLHSLENLGDYKAETYRISCYHLLLVHIIKMNVEESNAKAFLILNDIILILKSKKASRKLAYDVLLATSSSLKDCHSDNSQSDLRRLFVMVMGYLSSESTHIMSGAVSALSLLIYNDAEFCLSVPNLIPSVLFLLQSNSNEVIKAALGFVKVLVSSVKLENLNNLVPDILKGILPWSEVTKYHFRSKVVVILDILIRKCGLEAVDRNSPKKYKVFLKSIHQARKNKKKHSGSAKDEAKSNSKDLAYKRGKKRTRNEIEEKGPGLGSKSERGREKKQRTNAYIANRAQKPVDRSRHRHAPDRTTMDKNRTISKKNFNQKTKEVPRVQAKRKSQIRRTG, from the exons ATGCCGAAGCATGCGGCGGAGGAGGGCGGTGAAGAAGAGGAGTCATCGCAACCAGCCCTCAGGTTCACACCGGGATCTGACGTGTGCAAGGCTCTCATGGATCGCTACGGCAAGTCCTCCGCCCCGCAGCACCGCCACCTCTGCGCCTCCGCCGCCGCCATCCGTTCAATTCTCCAAGAGGAGGGACTTCCCCTCACCCCTACGCTCTACTTCGCCGCCGTCATCACGGCCATGCGCGATGCCGACGCATCGGACCATGGCGCTGTCGCTACTTTCTCTGCGTTCCTCGCTATCCTTCTCCCGTTCGTGCCTTCCGAGTCCCTTCCACCGTGTAAGACCAAAGACGCCGCCGGTGTTCTTGCTGCTCGCCTTCAGGATTCGGCTACTGAGCTTCCCACTGGGGCTGTGCGGTCAATAGTCAAGTCTCTGGGTGTTTTGGTGCTTCAGATGGATTTGGAGGACTGGTTTTCTTTCAAATTGCCTTTGCAAGTGCTTGTGGCGCTCACTGTCGATAAGCGGCCAAAG GTGCGGAGATCTGCCCAAGTATCTGTTGAGAAGGTATTTGAAGTATTCAAGAGCTTTGGCATCATCAAAAAGGCGAGCAAGGTTATGTTATCTTTGTACAAGAAATACATATCTTTGGCTGCAGAAATGTGTACTACTGAAATGTCTGGTGTGACTGATTTGAAAGAGCTACCCAAAAGTGAACATCCGGAAATCATCCATATGCTTATAGTCCTTAAACTTATTGTCCCGTACCTATCTGAGAAAGTAAGGATGGAGATCTTTTCTGATGCTCAGAGGttcttgagttgtgcttcctcgtCGCTTACAAGACATGTCATTGAACTTATTGATTCTTTAATACAACAAACAGAAGCTAATATTCTTTTGACTGAATCAGACAAAATCATATTTGCTTTTACATCTTATTTATCTTCTACTGAGAAGAATCCTGACGAGACAATAGTTTCTCGATTGAAGTTGTTGAGAAATTTGTTGAACAAGCTCCATACTTTTCAACCCACCATATGGATCAGCAAACTTCCTGTGGTCTTTATGTCAGTTAAAG GATATCTGGATGCTGATGACGATATATCAGAAGTTGTTGCTGAAATCTTGAAAGACTTGATTAATGTTCAGATTGATTTAAGCCTTTCACTGCCTATTGCAAACCAATCATGTGATAATATTGAACATAGCAATTatcaaaaaaagaaaagaattgAACATAGCAGCCCTGAGATAAGTGCAATTGTAAATATCATTTCAAGCATAAAAAGTTTGCTTGATGCTTGCACTTCTCCCACTGGACATATGCTTGGTGTAATTTCAGTTTTCTTTCTTAAACTTG GTAAGATGTCAAACCTATTTATGACGGATATATTGCTTAAATTATCACGGTATGCAAGGAAAGCTGATGCAAACTCACCTTCAATGGAATCT CTTTGTGAATGTATTGGATCTGCTGTGACTGCTTTAGGTCACGAGGTGTTTATATCAATTCCATTATCTTTCaatgaaaataaatttacaatttcAAATATTTGGATGATACCTATACTAAAGAAAAATATGCGTGGAGCATCATTACAGTTCTTCATGGAACACATATTCCCACTTGTTAAATGTGTGCAACAAGCTTGTGCTGAAG TCACCAGTACAAGATTACAACAGAGGCTCAAAACATATGTACGCCAATTGTGGGATTTGCTTCCTGCTTTTTGTCACTATCCAACTGATACTTCTGAAAGCTTTGATTCCCTTGCCAAGACACTTCTAGATCTTATAAAAAATGATTCCTCTTTGCATGAAGTCATATCAATAAGCCTGCAG ACACTTGTGATGGAGAATTTAGGTGTTCTTCGGGCAAAGCAAGATATGAATCAGCATGCCATGGTGGATAGTCTTGGATTGAAAAGTTCCAACAAGTCACAAAGCTTCGCTATTGAGTATACAAAGGAAACTGCATCGAAAAACATAGAGGCTTTGACATCCAATTCTATGGTTTTGATTCAGACTCTTGCAGATGTTTTCTTTGGTGCTCCTCCTGAAAAGCATGCTGTTCTGAAG GATGCGATAGAGTCATTGTCTTCACTTGTCAAGAGTGATGATCTTCATAAATTTTTCCTATCATTGTTGAAAAAGTTTGATCAATTTAATACATTAGAGAAATCTAATAAACTCTGTGAGGATGACACTGAAAATGCTGACAAAAAGGAAGAGAATCAGGAAACAAGTACAACAGAGAAAATCCAAGAAAg GTGCTTGGTAGTTAAACTTGTGTCCTCGTTCATTCAAGCCTCTGATGGGGATCTGGTTAACTTGATATTTGATTTTATCAAGTCATCGTTATTG GCTACAGATACCACAAATAAAGCAGATGAACTTTTTGCTTTGAGAAAAATTATTGAG AAGCATAATTGGTTTTGTGCTGCTCGGACTGATGATTTGATTCATCTACTCCACAGTTTAGAAAACCTTGGAGATTATAAGGCTGAAACATATCGAATATCTTGCTACCATTTATTATTGGTTCACATAATAAAA atgaatgtggaggaaagTAATGCAAAAGCCTTTCTAATTTTGAATGATATCATACTCATCCTAAAG TCAAAGAAAGCATCCAGAAAACTAGCATACGATGTGTTATTGGCAACTAGTAGTAGCCTGAAGGATTGCCATTCTGATAATTCACAATCAGATCTTAGGCGGCTATTTGTCATG GTAATGGGCTATCTCTCTAGTGAATCTACTCACATCATGAGTGGTGCAGTATCTGCTCTTTCATTGCTTATATACAACGATGCTGAGTTTTGTCTGTCTGTGCCGAACCTGATACCTTCTGTTCTGTTCTTGCTTCAAAGCAACTCAAATGAAGTTATTAAA GCAGCGTTAGGCTTTGTCAAAGTGTTGGTTTCCTCTGTGAAATTAGAGAACCTTAATAATTTAGTTCCTGATATCCTGAAAGGAATATTGCCATGGTCAGAAGTTACCAAATATCATTTCAGATCAAAG GTTGTAGTTATACTTGACATTCTCATCAGGAAGTGTGGTCTTGAGGCAGTTGATCGTAACTCACCCAAAAAATATAAGGTTTTCTTGAAATCCATTCATCAG GCCCGTAAGAACAAGAAGAAACATAGCGGTTCAGCTAAAGATGAAGCTAAATCTAATTCGAAAGATCTTGCCTACAAACG aggaaagaaaaggaCTCGTAATGAAATAGAAGAGAAGGGTCCAGGGTTAGGTAGCAAGAGCGAAAGAGGAAGGGAGAAGAAACAAAGGACTAATGCTTACATTGCAAACAGGGCTCAGAAGCCTGTAGATAGAAGTAGACATCGACATGCTCCTGACCGCACGACAATGGACAAGAACAGAACGATTAGTAAGAAAAATTTCAATCAGAAAACAAAGGAAGTTCCTAGAGTACAGGCCAAAAGAAAATCACAAATACGAAGAACAGGATAA